From the Pseudoalteromonas tunicata genome, one window contains:
- a CDS encoding putative orphan protein, with protein MKLRFLHLCFIGCLVQSGQLMAQRWFEAEIILFEQKADSELKEDFSFTLNTIDVSKAQSLQIDQLQQNGLENCLSQQNKVLKQNEFLSQQQVLQSVDCDPNTDYLSQLERVPLNIPALEQDHQDFNYLLAPSQLQFNDVITRLRNQGLKPLLHTGWRFSEAPEKRAPTYRLIAGKNFSANYDYLGFLRAGAVSSLGGERAIVQDNRSDLAPFLISNSALQNNDDKKEQSTWQLDGTIKLYVQHYLFIDAEFNFRDEDGQLLQLNNAHFQQFRRVYSGDVHYLDHPKFGMIIQIRRFKQ; from the coding sequence ATGAAATTACGTTTTTTACATCTTTGTTTTATCGGTTGTTTAGTGCAAAGCGGCCAGCTAATGGCCCAGAGGTGGTTTGAAGCTGAAATTATTTTATTTGAGCAAAAGGCCGATTCAGAATTAAAAGAAGACTTTTCGTTTACCTTAAACACCATTGATGTAAGCAAAGCGCAATCTTTGCAAATTGACCAATTACAACAAAATGGTCTTGAAAACTGTCTTAGTCAACAAAATAAGGTACTCAAACAAAATGAGTTTTTATCTCAGCAACAGGTTCTTCAATCTGTTGATTGTGATCCGAATACCGATTATTTAAGCCAGCTCGAGCGTGTGCCACTCAACATTCCAGCGCTTGAGCAAGATCATCAAGATTTTAACTACTTGCTTGCCCCATCACAGTTACAATTTAACGATGTGATCACTCGGTTACGTAACCAAGGGTTAAAACCATTGTTACATACTGGATGGCGTTTTTCAGAAGCACCCGAGAAACGTGCCCCCACTTATCGCCTGATTGCAGGGAAAAATTTTTCTGCCAATTACGATTATCTAGGTTTTTTACGCGCAGGGGCAGTATCAAGCCTCGGTGGTGAACGTGCGATTGTACAAGACAATCGCTCAGATTTAGCCCCCTTTTTAATCAGCAATTCAGCGCTACAAAACAATGATGACAAAAAAGAACAATCCACCTGGCAGCTAGACGGTACGATTAAGCTGTACGTGCAACATTATTTGTTTATTGATGCCGAATTTAATTTCAGAGATGAAGATGGCCAATTATTACAACTCAATAATGCCCACTTTCAACAATTTCGACGGGTTTATAGTGGCGATGTGCATTACCTTGACCATCCAAAATTTGGCATGATCATTCAAATTCGCCGCTTTAAACAATAA
- a CDS encoding GNAT family N-acetyltransferase, whose translation MGFKIHNEASSELVAVSLREKIIAFNSPFFGLNKRTPIAVTFTRQVNEMQGGASGIAFGYWFMLNWLWVDESLRGQKIGEQLLARIEQQAIEQGCRYVLLDTLDFQAKPFYEKCGYKVVHQLHQYPTTGIKYYMEKELGLNPV comes from the coding sequence ATGGGATTTAAAATACATAATGAAGCAAGCAGTGAACTGGTTGCAGTGTCTTTACGTGAAAAAATAATAGCCTTTAACTCGCCATTTTTTGGCCTTAATAAGCGTACCCCCATAGCAGTGACGTTCACTCGTCAGGTAAATGAGATGCAAGGTGGTGCAAGTGGTATTGCTTTTGGTTATTGGTTTATGCTCAATTGGCTTTGGGTTGATGAGAGTTTGCGTGGTCAAAAAATTGGGGAGCAGTTATTAGCGCGGATTGAACAACAAGCAATAGAACAAGGTTGTCGTTATGTTTTACTTGATACCTTGGATTTTCAGGCGAAACCGTTTTATGAAAAGTGTGGTTATAAAGTCGTTCATCAATTGCATCAATATCCCACGACAGGGATAAAATACTACATGGAAAAAGAATTAGGTTTAAACCCTGTTTAA
- a CDS encoding YfcC family protein yields the protein MSNILKVPHTLILLLAMMVTALIATWLVPQGFFDTTLSESGRQMVVAGTYQTVSERQYLTPWDLLTAIPRAFAAAQDVIFFVLIVGGVLSIARATGTVDALIGRLLERHGSAPQRLIFMVVFCFALASSTIGTAGEYIPFVIILVALCKAMRLDAMTAVGMIVAGYGIGYGVSAFNPFTVLIAQQIAEVPVYSGIWLRLAIFVPFVLIGFHHVWRYAQNVANDPSRSMMIGVPCILADKAQPDYPALNSRHKLILSSFILVLCIAVWGIATQGWYLYELGGVFIAWGALIAILGRLSADETAERFIEGVSDLVTTAILIGVARGIALILEDGQILHSLVHGMSLPLSYVSAEISAVGMLVIQTLLNTFIPSGSGQAYVTMPLMAPLGDLVGVPRQVAVLAYQFGDGFSNMIIPTNAVLMGILGMAGVPYGHWFRFCLPLLLKLMLASALVLVLAVMFGYGLDVQPVAQMS from the coding sequence ATGAGCAACATCCTCAAGGTGCCTCATACCCTGATTTTATTATTAGCTATGATGGTCACAGCGCTAATTGCGACTTGGCTTGTACCACAGGGATTTTTTGATACCACACTGTCGGAATCTGGTCGCCAGATGGTGGTAGCAGGTACCTATCAAACGGTAAGCGAACGCCAATACCTCACACCTTGGGATTTATTAACCGCGATCCCTCGAGCCTTCGCTGCAGCGCAAGATGTTATTTTCTTTGTTTTAATTGTTGGTGGGGTCTTATCCATTGCCCGTGCAACTGGCACCGTAGATGCGTTAATTGGCCGTTTACTTGAACGCCATGGCAGCGCGCCACAACGTTTAATCTTTATGGTGGTTTTTTGTTTTGCTCTTGCCTCTAGCACCATAGGCACAGCGGGCGAATACATTCCGTTTGTAATTATCTTGGTGGCTCTGTGTAAGGCGATGCGTCTTGACGCCATGACAGCTGTCGGCATGATAGTTGCCGGTTACGGCATTGGTTATGGTGTGTCTGCATTTAACCCGTTTACCGTGCTTATCGCGCAGCAAATAGCTGAAGTACCCGTTTATTCTGGAATTTGGTTGCGTTTAGCGATATTTGTTCCATTTGTACTCATTGGTTTTCACCATGTATGGCGCTATGCACAAAATGTTGCCAATGATCCAAGTCGCTCAATGATGATAGGCGTACCCTGTATTTTAGCCGACAAAGCCCAACCTGATTACCCCGCGCTTAATTCTCGCCATAAACTCATTTTAAGCAGTTTTATCCTTGTGCTATGTATCGCTGTTTGGGGCATTGCGACGCAAGGTTGGTATTTGTACGAATTAGGTGGTGTGTTTATCGCTTGGGGAGCATTGATTGCAATCCTTGGTCGCTTAAGTGCGGATGAAACCGCAGAACGTTTTATCGAAGGTGTATCAGACTTAGTAACAACCGCTATTTTAATTGGTGTTGCCCGTGGTATTGCATTGATTTTAGAAGATGGTCAAATATTGCATAGCCTAGTCCATGGAATGTCTTTACCGCTTTCATATGTGAGTGCTGAAATTTCAGCTGTTGGCATGCTAGTAATTCAAACTTTACTCAATACCTTTATTCCGTCAGGTTCAGGCCAAGCCTATGTCACGATGCCTTTAATGGCTCCGCTTGGTGATTTAGTTGGCGTCCCACGCCAAGTTGCGGTACTTGCTTATCAGTTTGGTGATGGGTTTTCGAATATGATTATTCCAACAAATGCGGTATTAATGGGTATTTTAGGGATGGCCGGAGTGCCATATGGGCATTGGTTCCGCTTTTGTTTACCATTACTGCTTAAGCTGATGCTTGCTTCTGCGTTGGTATTAGTACTAGCAGTCATGTTTGGTTACGGACTTGATGTACAACCTGTGGCACAAATGTCTTAA
- the mfd gene encoding transcription-repair coupling factor → MALTQWAQLPWIKSAKDKIHWGQLPGSALSIAIAQGVKSHNSLVVLVTQDTPSALKLEAELEYLLPEQSVMVFPDWETLPYDHFSPHQDIISQRLATLNRLKQSKTGILILPVTNLMLRTSPPEFIYGSTLLFKKGDKLDAHQLRTNLDAAGYLNVQQVMEHGEFAIRGSLVDIYPMGSKDPIRLDLFDDEIDSIRLFDVETQRSSKEISHIDLMPAHEFPTREKDIETFRIAYREKFGANSAQDSIYMQVSKGAWPAGIEYYLPLFFDQLASIFDYLPSDAVVMTLGDIEHSAKQFWQDVNKRYENRRVDPLRPLLEPKALYQPIEELFSNIGSFARIQLSLAKLGTKAGHSNLGAELIADIRVDHQAKAPFAAISQYLVQQKKLKNRVLFCVESEGRRESLLTLFKPVGIKVTTVSHFEEFSQSSCDVALLVCPLEQSVFLAGKPALSIITEQELLGVKVSQRRRRKHKYEASQDAIIRNLAELKVGQPIVHLDHGVGRYQGLQTLDAAGVQTEFVTISYNGEAKLYVPVSALHMLTRYSGGEEASAPLHKLGSDVWEKAKRKAAEKVRDVAAELLDIYAKRKIKLGNAFRHDKKAYRQFVDTFPFEETEDQKNAISAVLTDMQSPQAMDRLVCGDVGFGKTEVAMRAAFVAVNEGKQVAILVPTTLLAQQHFENFKDRFANIAVEVEVLSRFKTTKEQNVVLEKLANGQVDIVIGTHKLIQPSIKFKDLGLLIVDEEHRFGVRQKEKIKSLRADVDILTLTATPIPRTLNMAMSGMRDLSIIATPPAKRLAVKTFVRKGEDDLKREAILREIKRGGQVYYLHNNVETIEKVAADLAVLVPEASITTAHGQMRESELEHLMAEFYHKKYNVLVCTTIIETGIDVPTANTIIIDRADKLGLAQLHQLRGRVGRSHHQAYAYLLIPDPKGISKDATKRLEAIESLEDLGAGFALATHDLEIRGAGELLGDDQSGQIQSIGFTLYMEMLEQAVEALKQGKEPTLENLLQQQTEVDLKISALLPDDYIFDVNTRLSLYKRVASCHDAEQIDELQVELIDRFGMLPQPAKNLFAIQGLKLEAQALGISKIEANAKGGFIEFTAKTKVDPRFIIGLLQSNPKVYRMEGANKLRFSIEEADSLARLQLVSAMLQQFAQKVSH, encoded by the coding sequence ATGGCATTAACACAATGGGCACAATTACCTTGGATCAAATCTGCAAAAGACAAGATACATTGGGGTCAATTGCCAGGCAGTGCGCTGAGCATCGCCATCGCACAAGGTGTTAAAAGCCATAACTCCTTAGTGGTGCTTGTCACCCAAGATACGCCAAGTGCTCTGAAACTAGAGGCAGAACTAGAGTATTTATTGCCAGAGCAAAGTGTGATGGTTTTCCCTGATTGGGAAACCCTGCCTTACGATCACTTTTCTCCGCATCAAGATATTATTTCGCAGCGTCTGGCCACCTTAAACCGATTAAAACAAAGTAAAACCGGTATTTTAATCCTCCCGGTAACTAATTTAATGCTGCGCACCTCGCCACCAGAATTTATTTATGGCAGCACGTTATTATTTAAAAAAGGCGATAAGCTCGACGCCCATCAACTGCGCACTAATTTAGATGCCGCCGGTTATTTAAATGTGCAGCAAGTAATGGAGCATGGTGAGTTTGCCATTCGAGGCTCATTGGTCGATATTTATCCGATGGGCAGTAAAGACCCTATTCGTCTTGATTTATTCGATGATGAAATTGACAGCATTCGATTATTTGATGTCGAAACCCAACGCTCCAGTAAAGAAATCAGCCACATCGATTTAATGCCTGCCCATGAGTTTCCGACGCGCGAAAAAGACATTGAAACCTTTCGTATTGCCTATCGCGAAAAGTTTGGAGCCAACAGCGCCCAAGACTCAATTTACATGCAAGTCTCAAAAGGTGCTTGGCCTGCCGGTATCGAATACTATTTACCGCTGTTTTTTGATCAATTAGCCTCAATTTTTGACTATTTACCAAGCGATGCAGTGGTAATGACGCTTGGTGATATTGAGCACAGCGCTAAGCAATTTTGGCAAGACGTTAATAAACGTTACGAAAACCGCCGCGTTGACCCACTTCGCCCGCTGCTTGAACCTAAAGCACTGTATCAACCCATTGAAGAGCTTTTCTCAAATATTGGCAGCTTTGCGCGTATTCAGCTCTCTTTAGCAAAATTGGGCACTAAAGCAGGCCATAGTAATTTAGGCGCCGAATTGATTGCTGATATTCGGGTTGATCATCAAGCTAAAGCGCCATTTGCTGCAATTAGCCAATATTTAGTGCAGCAAAAAAAGCTCAAAAATCGGGTGTTATTTTGTGTTGAAAGTGAAGGTCGTCGCGAATCACTGCTGACATTATTTAAACCCGTTGGCATAAAAGTGACCACCGTCAGTCATTTTGAAGAATTCAGCCAAAGCAGTTGTGATGTTGCTCTACTTGTTTGCCCACTTGAACAAAGTGTATTTCTTGCTGGCAAACCAGCACTGAGCATTATTACCGAGCAAGAATTACTTGGTGTTAAAGTTTCCCAGCGCAGAAGACGCAAACATAAATACGAAGCCAGCCAAGATGCAATTATTCGTAATTTGGCGGAGCTTAAAGTGGGCCAACCAATTGTGCATCTTGATCATGGTGTTGGCCGTTATCAAGGGCTGCAAACCCTCGATGCTGCTGGAGTGCAAACTGAGTTTGTCACTATCAGCTATAACGGCGAAGCCAAACTCTACGTGCCAGTTTCTGCGTTACATATGCTCACTCGTTATTCGGGTGGTGAAGAAGCAAGCGCACCGCTTCATAAACTCGGCTCTGATGTATGGGAAAAAGCCAAGCGTAAAGCCGCTGAAAAAGTACGTGATGTTGCCGCAGAGCTACTTGATATCTATGCGAAACGAAAAATTAAACTCGGCAATGCCTTTCGCCATGACAAAAAAGCCTATCGCCAATTTGTCGATACGTTTCCATTTGAAGAAACAGAAGATCAAAAAAATGCCATTTCGGCGGTACTCACTGATATGCAAAGTCCACAAGCGATGGACCGTTTAGTCTGTGGTGATGTCGGTTTTGGTAAAACAGAGGTTGCGATGCGCGCCGCCTTTGTGGCGGTCAATGAAGGCAAACAAGTGGCTATTTTAGTGCCAACGACGTTATTGGCCCAGCAACACTTCGAAAACTTTAAAGACCGTTTCGCTAATATCGCCGTTGAAGTCGAAGTATTATCGCGCTTCAAAACCACTAAAGAGCAAAACGTGGTACTTGAAAAGCTCGCCAATGGTCAGGTTGATATCGTAATTGGCACTCATAAACTCATTCAACCGAGTATAAAATTTAAAGATTTAGGCTTATTGATTGTGGATGAAGAGCATCGCTTTGGTGTGCGCCAAAAAGAAAAAATCAAATCGCTGCGTGCCGATGTTGATATTTTAACGCTCACCGCCACCCCTATTCCGCGTACACTCAACATGGCGATGAGTGGGATGCGCGATTTATCCATTATTGCCACGCCACCAGCCAAACGTTTAGCGGTAAAAACATTTGTGCGTAAAGGCGAAGATGATCTCAAACGCGAAGCTATTTTGCGTGAAATCAAACGTGGTGGCCAAGTCTATTATTTACACAATAACGTTGAAACCATTGAAAAAGTCGCAGCCGATTTAGCAGTTTTAGTACCAGAAGCAAGTATTACCACAGCTCATGGCCAAATGCGTGAAAGTGAACTTGAGCACCTAATGGCCGAGTTTTACCACAAGAAATACAATGTATTAGTCTGTACCACCATTATCGAAACCGGTATTGATGTGCCAACCGCTAATACCATCATTATTGACCGCGCCGATAAACTTGGTCTTGCACAACTGCATCAATTGCGTGGACGTGTTGGGCGCAGCCATCACCAAGCTTATGCGTATTTACTTATTCCAGATCCAAAAGGCATTTCAAAAGATGCGACAAAACGTCTTGAAGCCATTGAATCGCTTGAAGACCTTGGAGCCGGTTTTGCGTTAGCGACCCACGATTTAGAAATTCGTGGTGCCGGTGAATTATTGGGTGATGATCAAAGTGGTCAAATTCAATCGATTGGTTTTACCTTATACATGGAAATGTTAGAGCAAGCCGTCGAAGCGCTCAAACAAGGCAAAGAACCAACGCTTGAGAATTTATTACAACAACAAACCGAAGTTGATTTAAAAATCTCTGCATTATTGCCAGATGACTATATTTTTGACGTTAATACACGCTTAAGTTTGTACAAACGTGTGGCGAGCTGCCACGATGCTGAGCAAATTGATGAGTTACAAGTAGAGCTAATTGATCGTTTTGGCATGCTGCCTCAACCGGCTAAAAATTTATTTGCCATCCAAGGGCTTAAATTAGAAGCACAAGCACTTGGGATCAGTAAAATAGAAGCTAATGCCAAAGGTGGTTTTATTGAATTTACCGCTAAAACCAAGGTAGACCCTCGTTTTATCATTGGTCTTTTACAAAGTAATCCAAAGGTTTATAGAATGGAAGGCGCAAATAAGTTACGATTTAGCATCGAAGAAGCCGACTCGCTCGCAAGGCTTCAATTAGTCAGCGCCATGTTGCAACAATTTGCGCAAAAGGTTAGCCATTAA
- a CDS encoding amidase: MHKHGHTFYKAPIALGVLFSSFYLHSADFNEKSISQLHALVEGNQASYQEINQFYLDAIAKNNKQGFNLNAVISINPHTLEQAKQKDLLRNQGQVVGPLFGMPIIVKDNINTLDGMATTAGALALANNYSQNDAFLVEKLKQAGAIIIGKANLSEWANFRSSISSSGWSDVGGQAKNPYVLNRTPCGSSSGSAVAVAANFAVAAIGTETDGSITCPASHTSLVGIKPSVGLISRSGVVPLSASQDSPGPMTRTVADAALLLTVLAQPDPKEATFATHPGYIDYRQFLKQDGLKGKRIGIARNISDFNAVSTAAFNQALSVLKAQGAIIIDNLELPDQEALSQAEFDVLLYDFKHDLNQYLAQTPKEVSVKTLEQLIQFNQSNTDLTRFNQALLTMANEKTDLTSPNYQQAQTLIELKGRKNGIDALMQAHQLDAIAAPTNSPAWVIDTINGDHFAGASSAPSAIAGYPLVTVPMSYHHELPLGISFFGTRLSEGKLIEIAYGFEQANPIRQAAKFIPSID, from the coding sequence ATGCATAAACATGGTCACACTTTTTATAAAGCCCCTATTGCCTTGGGCGTGCTGTTTTCGTCGTTTTATCTGCACAGTGCAGATTTTAATGAGAAATCAATCAGTCAGTTACACGCTTTAGTAGAGGGTAATCAAGCAAGCTATCAAGAAATCAATCAGTTTTACCTTGATGCTATCGCCAAAAATAATAAACAAGGCTTTAACCTTAATGCTGTGATCAGTATCAATCCCCATACGCTTGAGCAAGCCAAACAAAAAGATTTACTGCGTAATCAAGGCCAAGTTGTAGGCCCTTTATTTGGTATGCCCATCATTGTTAAAGACAATATCAATACCCTAGATGGCATGGCGACTACAGCGGGCGCTTTAGCATTAGCTAATAATTACAGCCAAAACGATGCATTTCTGGTTGAAAAACTCAAACAAGCGGGAGCGATTATTATTGGTAAAGCTAATTTAAGTGAATGGGCCAATTTTCGCTCAAGTATTAGTTCAAGTGGCTGGAGCGATGTTGGCGGTCAAGCTAAAAATCCTTATGTGCTTAACCGCACGCCCTGTGGTTCAAGTTCAGGCTCTGCGGTCGCAGTGGCTGCAAACTTTGCAGTTGCAGCAATTGGCACTGAAACCGATGGTTCAATTACTTGCCCTGCTTCACATACGTCTTTGGTTGGCATAAAACCTAGCGTTGGGTTAATTTCTCGCAGTGGCGTGGTGCCCTTGTCGGCCTCACAAGACTCACCTGGACCCATGACGCGCACCGTTGCAGACGCTGCGCTGCTTCTTACTGTACTTGCTCAACCAGATCCCAAAGAAGCCACCTTCGCAACCCACCCAGGTTATATCGATTATCGCCAATTTTTAAAACAAGATGGGCTCAAAGGTAAACGAATTGGTATTGCTCGCAATATCAGTGATTTTAATGCTGTCAGTACCGCTGCATTTAACCAAGCCCTTAGTGTACTAAAAGCCCAAGGTGCGATTATTATTGATAATTTGGAGTTACCAGACCAAGAAGCGTTATCTCAGGCGGAGTTTGATGTATTGTTATATGATTTTAAACATGACTTAAATCAGTATTTAGCGCAGACACCTAAAGAGGTATCTGTTAAAACACTTGAGCAACTCATTCAATTTAATCAATCAAATACAGATTTAACTCGCTTTAACCAAGCTTTGCTCACGATGGCAAACGAGAAAACCGATTTAACCTCACCTAACTACCAACAAGCTCAGACACTGATAGAACTAAAAGGCCGTAAAAATGGGATTGATGCCTTGATGCAAGCGCATCAACTTGATGCCATTGCAGCCCCAACCAATAGCCCTGCTTGGGTAATCGATACCATCAATGGTGACCATTTTGCAGGTGCAAGTTCAGCACCATCAGCCATTGCTGGCTACCCGCTCGTCACAGTACCAATGAGCTATCATCATGAATTACCTTTGGGTATTTCATTTTTTGGCACTCGATTAAGCGAAGGTAAACTGATTGAAATCGCTTATGGCTTTGAACAAGCCAACCCTATTAGACAAGCGGCTAAGTTTATTCCATCGATAGATTAA
- a CDS encoding carbon-nitrogen hydrolase produces MSKLLPVALVQHSNSTDLAHNFAKTQDGIRKAAAQGAKLVVLQELHRSLYFCQTEDTERFDLAETIPGPTSDSLGLLAKELNVVIVSSIFEKRATGLYHNTAVVLDSDGTIAGKYRKMHIPDDPGFYEKFYFTPGDLGFTPIQTSIGKLGVLVCWDQWFPEAARLMAMAGAEILIYPTAIGWDTTDDIDEQTRQCDAWVISQRAHAVANGVPVISCNRVGHESDPSGHSEGILFWGNSFIAGPQGEILAHASAKDDEILTAILDLKRSEDTRRIWPYLRDRRIDHYQDLLKIYRD; encoded by the coding sequence ATGAGTAAATTATTACCCGTTGCCCTAGTGCAACACAGCAACAGCACAGATTTAGCCCATAACTTTGCTAAAACCCAAGACGGGATCCGTAAAGCGGCTGCCCAAGGTGCTAAATTAGTGGTACTGCAAGAGCTCCATCGCAGCTTATATTTTTGTCAAACCGAAGATACCGAACGTTTTGATTTAGCCGAAACCATTCCTGGGCCAACATCAGACTCATTAGGCTTATTAGCAAAAGAGCTCAATGTGGTGATCGTATCATCAATATTTGAAAAGCGTGCTACGGGCCTCTACCACAACACGGCTGTTGTCCTTGATTCGGATGGTACAATTGCGGGCAAATACCGTAAAATGCATATCCCGGACGACCCCGGTTTTTATGAAAAATTCTATTTCACCCCAGGTGATTTAGGCTTTACACCCATTCAAACCTCAATTGGTAAACTGGGTGTTTTAGTGTGTTGGGATCAATGGTTTCCTGAAGCTGCACGCCTTATGGCAATGGCGGGGGCTGAAATCTTAATTTACCCAACAGCAATCGGTTGGGATACAACCGATGACATTGATGAACAAACTCGTCAATGTGATGCATGGGTTATCTCACAGCGCGCTCATGCGGTTGCCAATGGGGTACCCGTTATTAGCTGTAACCGTGTTGGTCATGAAAGTGATCCAAGTGGCCACAGCGAAGGTATTTTGTTCTGGGGTAATTCATTCATTGCAGGCCCGCAAGGCGAAATCCTAGCTCATGCTAGTGCAAAAGATGATGAAATATTAACTGCAATACTCGATTTAAAGCGCAGTGAAGATACCCGTCGCATTTGGCCATATTTGCGTGATCGTCGTATCGATCATTATCAAGATTTGCTAAAAATTTACCGCGACTAA
- a CDS encoding substrate-binding periplasmic protein: protein MTAFNFAYCSFYGALLLVAILNGIALANEPDPKDINPLEISFCYEDKELLPFFTGYGHAPPEQMPGASIEVLNKASHDLNSFNFKFVRKPWKRCLQDLQSNKVDALIASYSPERDPIGVYPKQNNKIDSSLAMNALGTCFLVHKDSDFSWDGNAFKSEEAKTLAVPAGYSIIARLKNLPIQIHQTDSAATSLLMLKQKRIDLALTLCSITEQHTYFLDRRYHDLKVLLPPLAVKDGFFVVSQQFYEQNQALTWQIWRYLAKVNAQDIYQKYLEGKIQD from the coding sequence ATGACTGCATTCAATTTTGCTTATTGTTCTTTTTATGGTGCACTGTTGTTGGTGGCAATACTAAACGGTATAGCCCTTGCCAACGAACCTGATCCAAAAGATATTAACCCGCTTGAAATTTCGTTTTGTTACGAAGATAAAGAGCTACTGCCATTTTTTACTGGCTACGGTCATGCCCCCCCAGAACAAATGCCCGGTGCATCTATTGAAGTTTTAAACAAAGCATCGCACGACCTCAACTCATTTAACTTCAAATTTGTTCGTAAACCGTGGAAACGCTGCTTACAAGATTTACAAAGCAATAAAGTGGACGCTCTAATAGCCAGTTATTCTCCTGAACGAGATCCAATTGGCGTATACCCAAAACAGAATAATAAAATTGATTCATCTTTAGCGATGAATGCACTTGGTACTTGCTTTTTAGTGCACAAAGATTCTGATTTTAGTTGGGATGGTAATGCATTTAAGTCTGAAGAAGCCAAAACATTAGCTGTTCCTGCCGGTTACTCTATTATTGCGCGGTTAAAAAATCTGCCAATACAAATTCATCAAACAGATTCTGCAGCTACCTCTCTTTTGATGCTAAAACAAAAACGTATTGATTTAGCCTTAACCCTTTGCAGTATTACTGAGCAACATACCTATTTTCTAGACAGACGTTATCACGACCTAAAAGTGCTACTGCCACCTTTGGCTGTTAAAGATGGTTTTTTTGTGGTGTCGCAACAATTTTATGAACAAAACCAAGCACTCACTTGGCAAATTTGGCGCTATTTAGCCAAAGTGAATGCGCAGGATATTTATCAAAAATATTTAGAAGGTAAAATACAAGATTAA
- a CDS encoding agmatine/peptidylarginine deiminase, whose translation MSYTLPAEWALQDAIMFTWPHSETDWAPILADVEPVYLNLCRHILRYQSLVLVVHSESEQARVRALLCEQQLDLSKIQFVITPFEDTWARDHGPITVTNAHGQLKSLDFTFNGWGNKFDASLDNSINQAVFAQVLNPLAQSEQVNFVLEGGAIESNGQGTLLTTGSCLLNTNRNPHLTQAQIEQLLSDTLGISHFLWVNHGHLEGDDTDSHIDTLVRFAPNDTLVYVCCDDPSDSHYHELERMALDVKALRKPDGTAYNLISLPWPSAKCAADGSRLPATYANYLIINGAVLVPTYQDKNDAFALSQIAKAYPEHEIIGVDCLPLIHQFGSLHCISMQLPKGFLR comes from the coding sequence ATGAGTTATACACTTCCTGCAGAATGGGCATTGCAAGATGCCATTATGTTTACATGGCCCCATAGCGAAACTGATTGGGCGCCCATTTTGGCTGACGTTGAGCCGGTTTATTTAAATTTATGCCGCCACATTTTACGCTATCAATCGTTAGTTCTTGTTGTCCATAGTGAATCTGAACAAGCTCGCGTGCGTGCACTGTTATGCGAACAACAACTTGATTTAAGTAAAATACAGTTTGTTATCACCCCATTTGAAGATACCTGGGCACGGGATCATGGCCCAATTACCGTTACTAATGCCCACGGGCAGTTAAAATCACTTGATTTTACTTTTAATGGTTGGGGCAATAAATTTGATGCAAGCCTAGATAATTCAATCAATCAAGCGGTATTTGCTCAGGTACTTAATCCATTAGCACAATCAGAGCAGGTTAATTTTGTACTTGAAGGCGGTGCAATTGAATCTAATGGCCAAGGTACTTTATTAACCACTGGTAGTTGTTTACTCAATACCAATCGCAATCCGCATTTAACACAAGCGCAAATCGAACAACTGCTGAGCGACACACTTGGTATTAGCCATTTTTTATGGGTTAATCACGGTCACTTAGAAGGCGATGATACCGACAGCCATATTGATACCCTAGTGCGTTTTGCGCCTAACGATACGCTCGTTTATGTTTGTTGCGATGACCCTAGCGATAGCCACTACCATGAACTTGAACGTATGGCTTTAGATGTTAAAGCACTGCGAAAACCCGATGGTACAGCCTACAACCTAATTAGCTTACCGTGGCCAAGTGCAAAATGCGCCGCAGATGGCAGTCGTTTACCTGCTACCTATGCCAATTATTTGATTATTAATGGCGCCGTATTAGTGCCAACCTATCAAGATAAAAATGATGCGTTTGCCCTGTCGCAAATCGCCAAAGCATACCCTGAACATGAAATTATTGGTGTTGATTGTTTACCACTAATTCATCAATTTGGTAGCCTACACTGTATTTCAATGCAATTACCTAAAGGCTTTTTGAGGTAA